In the Sulfitobacter pacificus genome, one interval contains:
- a CDS encoding alpha/beta hydrolase family protein, translating into MFNVKTLASTAAIFAALGAAAWGGYEITRPPYAGTTGFTYGAAFAPVRETEVDFHIWYPAQPGGRAVTVGGNGVFHGTPAGRDAPHAGGKHPLVVMSHGAGGNAGQFGWIAAALAKAGFVVVLPNHPGTTTGNASAEAAVRVWERPKDVSAVLDEITGHPDAYPFIDTTRIASLGFSAGGYTAMALSGARVNPDLLQRFCDETDHGMSDCAFLAHFGIDLHKFDLSPAAQDLTDPRIKASVIVDPGIVETMTPESLQQIETPMFVINLGAEETVPLGVYAKEAAALIPQARYAAVSDAVHFSFLAQCKAKGAAILEDEGELDALCDDAGGRSRAEIHAELTQMIVSNLQSVF; encoded by the coding sequence ATGTTCAATGTCAAAACACTCGCCAGCACCGCCGCCATCTTTGCCGCTTTGGGTGCCGCTGCATGGGGAGGCTATGAAATCACCCGCCCGCCTTATGCGGGCACAACCGGTTTTACCTATGGGGCCGCTTTTGCTCCGGTGCGCGAGACAGAGGTGGATTTTCACATCTGGTATCCTGCTCAACCGGGCGGGCGTGCCGTCACCGTGGGGGGCAATGGCGTGTTCCACGGCACGCCGGCTGGCCGCGATGCGCCCCACGCCGGCGGCAAACATCCCTTGGTGGTGATGTCACATGGGGCAGGTGGCAATGCGGGACAATTCGGCTGGATCGCGGCGGCCTTGGCCAAGGCGGGATTTGTTGTGGTGCTGCCAAACCACCCCGGCACCACAACCGGCAATGCCTCTGCAGAAGCGGCGGTACGGGTCTGGGAGCGGCCCAAAGATGTATCAGCCGTTCTTGATGAAATCACCGGCCACCCCGACGCCTATCCTTTCATCGACACAACCCGCATCGCCAGCTTGGGGTTTTCAGCGGGCGGATATACCGCAATGGCCCTGTCCGGCGCGCGGGTGAACCCCGATCTGTTACAGCGTTTTTGTGACGAAACCGATCACGGCATGTCCGATTGCGCCTTCCTTGCGCATTTCGGGATTGATCTGCACAAATTTGATCTATCACCTGCCGCACAGGACCTGACCGATCCCCGCATCAAGGCGTCTGTGATTGTCGATCCGGGCATCGTCGAAACCATGACGCCGGAAAGCCTGCAACAGATCGAGACCCCGATGTTTGTGATCAATCTCGGGGCCGAAGAAACCGTGCCTCTTGGCGTTTATGCCAAAGAGGCCGCCGCGCTGATCCCGCAGGCGCGTTATGCAGCGGTGTCCGATGCGGTCCACTTCAGCTTTCTGGCACAGTGCAAAGCCAAGGGCGCTGCAATTTTGGAGGATGAAGGCGAGTTGGACGCCCTGTGCGACGACGCAGGGGGCCGCTCACGAGCAGAGATCCATGCGGAGTTAACCCAGATGATTGTCAGCAACCTGCAATCGGTATTTTAG
- a CDS encoding helix-turn-helix domain-containing protein: protein MLFVPLPLFATFALCFVLVRLWVTRDMTVTAHRLFALVVAFYTVQSLLLCLRWGYDIEGVAPLIALLAPCLPVFAYLAYLSLADTLSRRNLWPLGVIAVNWLIWLVQPMLVDVPILLTYLGFGVLLLRLSWGGSDALPLSRISDATGVLYAMRLTGLALVASSVTDIYLIYDFVQNEGRHAALIVTFVQTGFVLVIGLSAAFAQSAAAEPAPEDALPEPPVATEEDSEIIARLTALFEQEGLHRNEELSLRKLSRRLGLPDRRVSNAVNRLRGVNLSQFVNDFRVDEARRLLLETDKTVLEVSLEAGFATKSNFNREFARVTGQTPSGWRKQAKAAA from the coding sequence ATGCTTTTTGTGCCCTTGCCGTTATTTGCTACTTTTGCATTGTGTTTTGTCCTTGTCCGGCTGTGGGTCACCCGCGACATGACGGTGACGGCGCATCGCTTGTTTGCGCTGGTGGTGGCGTTTTATACGGTGCAGTCGCTGCTGCTTTGCCTGCGTTGGGGGTATGACATTGAAGGTGTCGCGCCGTTGATTGCGCTGCTGGCGCCCTGTTTGCCGGTCTTTGCCTATCTTGCCTATCTGTCGCTGGCGGATACGCTGTCGCGGCGCAACCTGTGGCCGCTGGGGGTGATTGCGGTGAATTGGCTGATCTGGCTGGTGCAGCCGATGCTGGTCGATGTGCCGATCCTGCTGACCTATCTGGGGTTTGGTGTCTTGCTGTTGCGGTTGTCATGGGGCGGTAGTGATGCCCTGCCGCTGTCGCGGATATCGGATGCAACGGGGGTGTTATACGCGATGCGGCTGACCGGGCTGGCATTGGTCGCGTCCAGTGTGACCGATATCTATCTGATCTATGATTTTGTGCAGAACGAGGGGCGTCATGCGGCGCTGATTGTCACTTTTGTGCAGACCGGGTTTGTGCTTGTGATTGGCCTCTCCGCCGCCTTTGCTCAGAGTGCGGCGGCAGAGCCCGCGCCAGAGGATGCCCTGCCGGAACCGCCGGTAGCCACAGAGGAAGACAGCGAGATTATTGCCCGCCTGACGGCGCTGTTCGAGCAGGAGGGGCTGCACCGCAACGAAGAGCTGAGCCTGCGCAAACTGTCGCGGCGGCTGGGCTTGCCGGATCGACGGGTGTCGAATGCGGTCAACCGGCTGCGCGGTGTGAACCTGTCGCAATTTGTGAATGATTTCCGGGTGGATGAGGCGCGCAGGCTGTTGCTGGAGACAGATAAAACCGTGCTTGAGGTGTCTCTTGAGGCAGGGTTTGCGACCAAATCGAACTTTAACCGTGAGTTTGCGCGGGTGACCGGCCAGACCCCATCGGGTTGGCGCAAGCAGGCCAAAGCGGCGGCTTAG
- a CDS encoding DUF6478 family protein, translating into MSKISFSFLDGKVFSRNFQRWAKAARRASETELPLLRRQRTRARALRTHLDKLIHTADERLALPMIGSTSFPKPHNTDWAWRPELWRGPLPTPGLSAVQTKSMLGDEVTLFHDCEFSELTLRQLRNLREADLAPYGLRLDVFQFDGSFLSLVVDLPEDGTNGLKRTHLLRMDAIVEMEKPLEIFARLNIKHGPNTEQIVRELPLNEENHRVEFDLAYSNLNEKRVERAWIDLIFEGPQMNQVILRDLTFSRRPRAHL; encoded by the coding sequence ATGTCCAAAATCTCTTTCAGTTTTCTGGACGGCAAGGTTTTCTCACGCAATTTCCAACGTTGGGCCAAAGCCGCGCGGCGGGCCTCCGAGACAGAGCTGCCGTTGCTGCGGCGTCAACGCACGCGGGCGCGCGCCCTGCGCACCCATCTGGACAAGCTGATCCACACAGCGGACGAACGGCTGGCCCTGCCGATGATCGGCTCCACCAGCTTTCCCAAACCGCATAACACCGATTGGGCCTGGCGGCCCGAGTTATGGCGCGGGCCACTGCCCACACCTGGGCTTTCGGCGGTGCAGACCAAATCAATGTTGGGGGATGAGGTCACCCTGTTTCACGACTGCGAATTTTCGGAACTGACCCTGCGCCAGCTGCGCAACCTGCGAGAGGCGGACCTGGCACCCTATGGTCTGCGGTTGGATGTTTTTCAATTCGACGGCTCGTTTTTATCGCTTGTTGTCGATCTGCCGGAGGATGGCACCAACGGATTGAAACGCACCCATCTGCTGCGCATGGATGCGATTGTCGAAATGGAAAAACCATTGGAGATCTTTGCCCGCCTCAACATCAAACACGGGCCGAACACCGAACAGATCGTACGCGAACTGCCGCTGAACGAAGAAAACCACAGGGTCGAGTTTGATCTGGCCTATTCCAACCTGAATGAAAAACGGGTTGAACGGGCGTGGATTGATCTGATCTTTGAGGGTCCACAAATGAATCAGGTGATCCTGCGGGATCTTACCTTCTCGCGCCGCCCGCGCGCGCATCTATAG